From one Timaviella obliquedivisa GSE-PSE-MK23-08B genomic stretch:
- a CDS encoding response regulator has translation MQQIPAVKSESFAIRTTAQAILDQFGNFNAIQQIQQLDFMLDHQRQFVQVSAIRDERGIDWLSVVVMPESDFMAQINANTRTTILLCLGALAVTTALGLLTSRWITKPILQLQKASQAVSSGQLDQTVQVRGIYELESLADSFNQMADQLQGSFIELETRVEERTAELKEAKLVADRANQAKSEFLANMSHELRTPLNGILGYAQILNRSKALPMKERHGVEILYQCSSHLLTLINDVLDLSKIEARKLDLAPKAIHFPSFLQGVAEICRIRADQKAINFLYDPDPQLPEGLFVDEKRLRQVLLNLLGNAIKFTDTGSVALKVTVMESAEPSLRRIKFQVEDTDVGIASDQVTKIFQAFEQVGDRQRQAEGTGLGLAISQKIVQLMNGQIQVKSQPGVGSDFWFEVELAIAIDWAHQNSLTTGKQIIGYEGQRRSILVVDDRWENRAVLVNLLEPIGFQLTEAENGQVGLEKIRQSQPDLVITDLAMPVMNGFELLKQVRGAHDLQHQKIIVSSASVAQADQQMSLDVGGDDFLAKPVEVSELFKLLATHLNLEWTYEMTATKDSQSSSTTELQNPEEAMLPTI, from the coding sequence TTGCAACAAATTCCTGCCGTAAAGTCCGAAAGTTTTGCGATTCGTACTACCGCACAAGCCATCCTCGATCAGTTTGGCAACTTCAACGCCATTCAACAGATTCAACAGCTTGATTTCATGCTGGATCATCAGCGGCAGTTTGTTCAAGTTTCAGCTATTCGAGACGAACGCGGTATCGATTGGCTCAGCGTTGTTGTGATGCCCGAATCAGACTTTATGGCACAAATCAATGCCAATACTCGCACCACAATTTTGCTGTGCTTAGGTGCTCTGGCGGTAACGACCGCACTAGGTCTTTTGACTTCGCGCTGGATTACCAAACCAATTTTGCAGCTACAAAAAGCCAGTCAGGCGGTTAGCTCTGGACAGTTAGATCAAACGGTTCAGGTGCGAGGTATTTACGAATTAGAATCGCTGGCAGATTCCTTTAACCAGATGGCAGATCAACTGCAAGGCTCTTTCATTGAGTTGGAAACCCGAGTTGAGGAACGCACCGCAGAACTGAAAGAAGCAAAACTGGTAGCCGATCGCGCGAACCAAGCCAAGAGCGAATTTCTTGCCAACATGAGCCACGAACTCCGCACGCCTCTCAACGGCATTCTGGGCTATGCTCAAATTCTCAACCGCTCCAAAGCATTGCCCATGAAAGAACGCCACGGGGTAGAAATTCTTTACCAGTGCAGTTCTCATTTGCTGACACTCATTAACGATGTGTTGGACTTGTCCAAAATTGAAGCCCGTAAGCTAGACCTTGCGCCTAAGGCAATTCATTTTCCTTCATTCCTTCAAGGGGTTGCCGAAATCTGCCGCATTCGTGCCGACCAAAAAGCGATCAATTTCCTTTACGATCCTGATCCGCAGTTGCCCGAAGGGCTTTTTGTCGATGAAAAACGGCTGCGTCAGGTGTTGCTCAACTTGTTGGGAAATGCGATTAAATTCACTGATACAGGATCTGTCGCGCTCAAAGTAACCGTGATGGAGAGTGCCGAGCCATCCCTTCGCCGGATCAAATTTCAAGTTGAAGATACGGACGTTGGGATTGCATCTGACCAAGTAACCAAAATTTTCCAGGCTTTTGAACAAGTGGGCGATCGCCAGCGCCAAGCCGAAGGTACGGGCTTAGGATTAGCGATCAGCCAAAAAATTGTTCAACTGATGAATGGGCAAATCCAAGTTAAGAGTCAACCTGGAGTCGGCAGTGATTTCTGGTTTGAGGTGGAACTAGCGATCGCCATCGATTGGGCACATCAAAACTCCCTCACCACTGGCAAACAAATTATCGGTTATGAAGGACAACGACGCAGCATTCTAGTAGTAGACGATCGGTGGGAAAACCGAGCCGTTCTTGTCAATTTATTAGAGCCAATTGGCTTCCAACTGACTGAGGCTGAAAATGGACAGGTAGGATTGGAAAAAATCCGCCAGTCTCAACCCGACTTGGTGATTACAGATTTGGCGATGCCAGTCATGAACGGTTTTGAACTGCTCAAACAAGTTCGCGGTGCCCATGATTTGCAACACCAAAAGATCATTGTTTCTTCTGCCTCAGTCGCCCAAGCCGACCAACAGATGAGTTTAGATGTAGGGGGAGATGATTTCTTAGCAAAACCAGTAGAAGTCAGTGAATTATTTAAGCTCCTAGCCACTCACTTGAATTTAGAGTGGACTTATGAAATGACGGCTACAAAAGACTCGCAGTCATCTTCAACAACTGAATTGCAGAACCCAGAAGAAGCTATGCTTCCCACTATATAG
- a CDS encoding IS1 family transposase has product MHLALHTVGKSHTQTIERKHSILRTRIKQLACKTICFSKSKWLHDAVIRLFINRYEFGLGI; this is encoded by the coding sequence CTGCATCTTGCCTTGCACACGGTAGGTAAAAGTCATACTCAAACCATCGAGCGCAAGCATTCCATCTTACGCACAAGAATCAAACAGTTAGCCTGTAAAACCATTTGTTTTTCCAAGTCTAAATGGCTTCATGATGCTGTGATTAGACTGTTTATCAATCGGTATGAATTTGGCTTAGGTATCTAA
- a CDS encoding DUF389 domain-containing protein: MLTHLRDRFRTFRHQNQSLIQSQQLEVGLLTESTPDSSYLILIISSCAIATFGLLSNSTAVIIGAMIIAPLMLPIRGLAFGALTGNIVLFRRGLVAVAVGTALAVVLAWMLGKLVGISNFDSEVLARSEPTLLDLGIAVAAGGVSGYAKVQPKISESLAGTAIAVALMPPICVIGLGLSQANWTLSQGAMLLYLTNLLGITLSCMVTFLLAGYASFRHAHKALAWILILTAILLLPLGFSFTRLVRQARLETSLRQALLNRTLTFQRLDLLSSSSNWLTNPPEVRLNVRAKEPITPRQVALLEAFVQREMGQPFTLIFIAGQVEEIRREDTDAEN; the protein is encoded by the coding sequence GTGCTAACTCATCTTCGCGATCGCTTCAGAACTTTTAGGCATCAAAATCAGAGCTTGATCCAATCACAGCAGCTTGAAGTGGGGCTACTGACGGAATCAACACCCGACTCATCTTACCTGATCTTGATCATCAGTTCTTGCGCGATCGCCACCTTCGGCTTGTTGTCCAACAGCACGGCGGTGATTATTGGTGCGATGATTATTGCTCCTCTCATGCTGCCAATTCGTGGACTTGCGTTTGGGGCGCTGACAGGAAATATCGTGCTGTTTCGGCGGGGCTTAGTCGCCGTTGCTGTGGGGACTGCCCTGGCAGTAGTGCTTGCCTGGATGTTGGGCAAATTGGTCGGCATTTCTAACTTTGACAGTGAAGTTTTGGCGCGATCGGAACCGACGCTGCTGGATTTGGGGATTGCGGTTGCGGCTGGAGGGGTGAGTGGCTATGCGAAGGTACAGCCGAAAATCTCAGAAAGTCTTGCGGGAACGGCGATCGCAGTTGCCCTGATGCCGCCCATTTGCGTTATTGGCTTAGGGCTGTCTCAGGCAAATTGGACCCTCAGCCAGGGAGCTATGTTGCTCTATCTAACCAATCTACTAGGCATCACCCTATCCTGCATGGTCACTTTTTTACTAGCAGGCTATGCTTCCTTTCGCCATGCTCATAAAGCACTTGCCTGGATACTTATTCTTACTGCAATCCTGTTGCTTCCTTTAGGGTTTAGCTTTACCCGATTGGTGAGGCAGGCACGCCTGGAAACCAGTTTACGACAGGCACTATTAAATCGCACCCTTACCTTTCAGCGCTTAGACTTGTTAAGCAGCAGCAGCAACTGGTTAACTAATCCTCCAGAAGTCCGATTGAATGTTCGCGCTAAGGAACCGATTACACCCAGGCAAGTAGCCCTTCTGGAAGCATTTGTGCAGCGTGAAATGGGACAACCATTTACGCTGATATTTATCGCTGGACAAGTTGAAGAAATCCGTCGAGAAGATACGGATGCTGAGAATTAA
- a CDS encoding Na+/H+ antiporter, giving the protein MAMAPTLSEMTIETNLKQFLLVLSISLSVATLPRVFSWFRQIPYTLLLVIVGLGLAFIDVRLVDLSPEMILSIFLPPLLFEAAWNLKWSELKQELLPICLYAVFGVLVAIAGIALGLNQWAGVSLTTALLIGASLSATDPVSVIALFRELGVGNRLSVLMEGESLFNDGMAVVAFSFLVTLPLGTADLSIQSAVIEFGRVVGIGIAGGSLIGFGISYLTQRFDLPLVEQSFTLVSAYGTYLIIEDLGGSGVIGVVTMGLILGNFGSRIGMNPRTRIIVTEFWEFLAFFVNSIVFLLIGDQIHFNTLGQNLGIIAITLIAMLITRAIAIFGLSAFSNRLTESTVPLQEQTVLLWGGLRGSVSIALALSVPAILPDREEIIATVFGVVLFTLLVQGLTIKPLLEWLNLLGNQPLQQQFSEAIARLSALKRVLQHLGQSEDRPAIEPEFYRYQTSLIKGEIVRLEEAIDTLQDEHPDLRTFAAEQFKLELLAIEADTYAELVRAGQLNQELAPFLQ; this is encoded by the coding sequence ATGGCAATGGCTCCGACTTTAAGTGAAATGACGATCGAGACAAACCTGAAGCAGTTCTTGCTGGTGCTGTCGATTTCCTTGAGTGTGGCAACCTTGCCCCGCGTTTTTAGCTGGTTTCGTCAAATTCCTTATACCCTTTTGTTGGTGATTGTGGGATTAGGGCTGGCATTTATAGATGTGCGCCTGGTAGATCTATCGCCAGAGATGATTCTCTCTATTTTTTTGCCACCCCTCTTGTTTGAAGCCGCGTGGAATTTGAAGTGGTCAGAACTCAAGCAGGAACTCCTGCCCATTTGTCTTTACGCCGTGTTTGGGGTTCTGGTGGCGATCGCAGGCATTGCGCTAGGACTGAACCAATGGGCAGGAGTTTCTCTGACGACTGCGCTACTGATCGGAGCCAGTTTGTCTGCCACTGATCCGGTGTCAGTGATTGCTTTATTTCGGGAACTAGGGGTAGGCAATCGGCTCAGCGTTTTAATGGAAGGGGAAAGTCTGTTTAACGATGGCATGGCAGTGGTTGCTTTCAGTTTTCTGGTGACCTTGCCGTTGGGAACAGCAGATTTATCAATTCAATCTGCTGTCATTGAGTTTGGGCGCGTGGTCGGCATCGGCATTGCAGGGGGTAGCCTCATTGGATTTGGTATCTCTTACCTGACGCAACGATTTGACTTGCCTTTGGTCGAACAATCATTTACCCTAGTGTCCGCCTATGGCACCTATTTAATTATTGAGGATTTGGGTGGTTCTGGGGTAATTGGCGTTGTGACGATGGGCTTAATTTTAGGTAACTTTGGTTCTCGCATTGGCATGAACCCTCGCACGCGGATTATTGTGACTGAGTTCTGGGAATTTCTGGCATTTTTTGTCAATTCGATCGTCTTCCTGCTAATTGGCGATCAAATTCATTTCAATACTTTGGGGCAAAACCTCGGCATCATTGCGATTACGCTAATAGCTATGCTGATCACACGGGCGATCGCTATTTTCGGCTTGAGCGCTTTTAGTAATCGTCTGACCGAATCTACAGTTCCACTCCAAGAACAAACCGTGCTGCTGTGGGGAGGACTCAGAGGATCGGTGTCGATCGCCTTGGCATTGAGTGTACCTGCCATTCTGCCCGATCGTGAAGAAATTATTGCTACCGTTTTTGGGGTAGTGTTATTTACCTTGCTGGTACAAGGATTAACAATTAAACCGCTGCTGGAATGGCTAAATCTGTTAGGCAACCAACCGTTGCAACAGCAATTTTCAGAAGCGATTGCCCGCTTATCTGCATTAAAAAGAGTGTTACAGCACCTGGGACAGTCTGAAGATCGTCCAGCCATTGAGCCAGAGTTTTACCGCTATCAAACGTCTTTAATTAAAGGAGAAATTGTACGTCTAGAGGAAGCGATCGATACCTTGCAAGACGAACACCCGGATTTACGCACATTTGCCGCCGAACAATTCAAGCTAGAACTGCTGGCAATTGAAGCAGATACTTACGCTGAGTTGGTTCGAGCCGGACAACTCAATCAGGAACTGGCTCCCTTCCTACAATAA
- a CDS encoding mechanosensitive ion channel family protein: MNTDVFTVWDKVQAMANGFFVLLPNIVLALIVFTIFFFVARVIKGTVKKLTRNHRQARNLGLVLGRLAQGVTILVGLFIALSIVIPSLKASDLVQLLGISGVAIGFAFRDILQNFLAGILILLTEPFQIDDQIVFKDFEGTVEQIHTRATTIRTYDGRRIVIPNSELFTNSVTVNTAFENRRLEYDIGIGYGDDINTARQLILGAIHETDGVLENPAPDALVVELADSTVKIRARWWVQPPRRADVLDMQDRVLTNIKNKLMENGIDLPFPTQQILFHDQTEDTDGDRARQREGWPSGKREVPQPRSISHALRQFTEIQSQRNDAKNDSRSSTNYHSSSNNR, from the coding sequence ATGAACACAGACGTATTCACTGTATGGGATAAAGTTCAAGCAATGGCAAATGGCTTTTTTGTCTTGCTGCCTAATATTGTGCTGGCATTGATTGTTTTTACGATCTTTTTCTTCGTTGCCAGAGTTATTAAAGGAACGGTAAAAAAGCTAACTCGCAATCATCGCCAAGCTCGTAATCTAGGATTAGTGCTGGGGCGATTGGCACAAGGCGTAACAATTCTGGTAGGATTATTCATTGCTCTGTCAATTGTGATTCCGTCTCTTAAAGCAAGCGATTTGGTGCAGTTACTAGGCATTAGCGGGGTGGCGATCGGGTTTGCATTTCGAGATATTTTGCAAAACTTTTTAGCTGGTATTTTGATCCTCCTAACTGAGCCATTTCAAATTGATGATCAAATTGTCTTTAAGGATTTTGAGGGCACCGTCGAACAAATTCACACGCGAGCAACAACAATTAGAACCTACGATGGTCGGCGTATTGTAATTCCTAATTCAGAGCTATTTACCAACTCAGTTACGGTTAACACTGCATTTGAAAATCGCCGTTTGGAGTACGACATTGGGATTGGCTATGGCGATGATATTAATACTGCCAGACAGTTAATTCTGGGGGCAATTCATGAAACCGACGGGGTGTTAGAAAATCCTGCACCGGATGCACTTGTAGTAGAACTGGCAGATAGCACCGTTAAAATTCGCGCTCGCTGGTGGGTGCAGCCGCCTCGTCGGGCAGATGTTTTAGATATGCAAGATCGCGTTTTAACCAACATCAAAAACAAACTGATGGAAAACGGAATTGATTTGCCCTTTCCAACTCAGCAAATTTTGTTCCACGATCAAACCGAAGACACCGATGGCGATCGCGCTCGTCAACGAGAAGGCTGGCCTTCTGGAAAACGCGAAGTTCCACAGCCCCGTAGTATTAGCCATGCTCTTAGACAGTTTACTGAGATCCAATCTCAACGTAATGACGCGAAAAATGATAGTAGATCTTCAACAAATTACCATTCCTCTTCAAACAATCGATGA
- a CDS encoding DUF2254 domain-containing protein codes for MRHAKIGKFWDSLHSSFWFVPTLMVVLSIAFSFVTIAVDQRLETNVIEKLGWAYSLGPNGSRAILSAIASSMMSVATTAFSITIVALQLASSQFGPRLLRNFMQDTGNQVVLGTFISTFVYSLMVLRTINGVEENEFVPHLSVTCGIGLAIASIGVLIYFIHHSASSIQVDQVIKKVGQELDEAIDRLFPEKIGRSVSKQRQDMTLANIPANFDKIARPIKAATSGYIQAIDDEQLMKIATENNVLLRLQHRPGHFIIQGHELTRVFPDEKVNKQLTDQINDAFILGSQRTAQQDIEFSIDQLVEIAVRALSPGINDPFTAIRCIDQLNAALCHFAQQEIPSPYRHDDHDQLRIIAEPIAFADVTDAAFNQIRQYGQSSVAVTMRLLEAIATIASCTHRTTDRTTLLRHAKMIERGSQEGISEELDRNDIKGRYLTAVKAIEQL; via the coding sequence ATGAGACACGCAAAAATAGGCAAGTTTTGGGACTCTTTACATTCCAGTTTCTGGTTTGTGCCAACCCTGATGGTAGTTCTATCGATCGCCTTTTCGTTTGTAACTATCGCCGTCGATCAGAGGCTAGAAACCAACGTTATTGAAAAACTGGGCTGGGCATATTCTTTAGGTCCTAACGGTTCACGTGCCATTCTCTCAGCGATCGCTAGTTCAATGATGAGCGTTGCCACCACGGCTTTTTCCATTACAATTGTAGCCCTTCAGCTTGCATCTTCCCAGTTTGGACCCCGCTTGCTGCGAAACTTTATGCAAGATACGGGCAATCAAGTTGTGCTAGGAACCTTCATTTCCACGTTTGTTTATAGCTTGATGGTGCTACGAACGATCAACGGAGTGGAAGAGAATGAGTTCGTTCCCCACCTTTCTGTGACCTGCGGCATTGGTTTAGCGATCGCCAGTATTGGTGTGTTGATTTACTTTATTCATCATTCCGCCTCATCAATTCAGGTTGATCAGGTCATCAAAAAAGTGGGGCAGGAACTTGATGAGGCGATCGATCGGCTGTTTCCTGAAAAAATTGGACGCAGTGTGTCAAAGCAACGGCAGGACATGACCCTGGCAAATATTCCAGCCAACTTCGACAAAATTGCTCGTCCTATTAAAGCCGCAACCAGTGGCTATATTCAAGCCATTGATGATGAGCAATTAATGAAGATTGCAACTGAAAACAATGTGTTACTTCGGCTCCAGCATCGTCCGGGTCACTTTATAATCCAAGGACATGAATTAACGCGGGTCTTTCCTGACGAAAAAGTAAATAAGCAACTTACAGATCAAATCAACGATGCTTTTATTCTCGGCTCACAGCGCACAGCACAACAGGATATAGAGTTTTCGATCGATCAACTGGTTGAAATTGCCGTTCGGGCGCTTTCTCCAGGAATTAACGATCCGTTTACTGCTATTCGTTGCATTGATCAGTTAAATGCTGCCCTCTGTCACTTCGCCCAACAAGAAATTCCTTCTCCCTATCGCCATGACGACCACGACCAGCTTCGCATTATTGCTGAACCGATCGCATTTGCAGATGTAACGGATGCTGCCTTTAATCAAATTCGGCAGTATGGACAATCAAGTGTTGCTGTCACTATGCGGCTACTAGAAGCGATCGCCACAATTGCATCCTGCACGCACCGAACTACCGATCGCACTACACTTTTACGTCATGCCAAAATGATTGAACGCGGTAGCCAGGAGGGCATTTCAGAAGAATTAGACCGCAACGACATTAAAGGACGCTACTTAACAGCAGTAAAAGCGATCGAGCAGCTTTAA
- the phnD gene encoding phosphate/phosphite/phosphonate ABC transporter substrate-binding protein yields MKRRHFLLSSCLFVAGCTSATNSSTNQSSSLKVTNQLEKLRFAVSDVKGLEDLQKDYGALRILLEEILEKKIEFFPVESYIAAASALQLNQVDLVFTGPSEYVVMRARTNAVPIVAIERQKYYAVIATRLNSGVQSVADMKGKTIAMWETGSTSGHLGPTKLLIDAGLDPKADLKIQLLAKQGLPALQKNTVDAWGGSVRRYDKFLQSQGLSEKDFPIIAKGPTLPADPFVASSQLDPMFVDQIRDRLLQNQDKVVQSLALSDEEKFKGAKMVQVNDSNYNMIRDVYKSIGQGNFVS; encoded by the coding sequence ATGAAACGGCGTCATTTTCTGTTGAGTAGTTGCTTATTTGTTGCAGGTTGCACATCTGCTACAAATTCTTCGACTAATCAATCTTCTTCGCTAAAAGTAACCAACCAACTTGAGAAACTGCGCTTTGCCGTGTCAGATGTGAAAGGACTCGAAGATTTACAGAAAGACTATGGAGCCCTACGAATTCTTCTAGAGGAGATTTTAGAGAAAAAGATTGAGTTTTTCCCTGTAGAAAGCTATATTGCCGCCGCTTCTGCGCTTCAACTTAATCAAGTAGATTTGGTATTCACAGGTCCATCAGAATATGTGGTGATGCGTGCCAGAACAAATGCTGTACCGATTGTTGCGATCGAGCGGCAGAAATATTACGCGGTAATTGCAACTCGATTGAACAGTGGTGTTCAGTCGGTGGCAGATATGAAAGGAAAAACGATCGCTATGTGGGAAACTGGGTCAACTAGTGGACATTTGGGTCCAACAAAGCTGCTGATTGATGCTGGGCTAGATCCCAAAGCAGACCTAAAAATTCAATTACTGGCAAAACAAGGGTTACCTGCCCTTCAGAAAAATACCGTCGATGCTTGGGGCGGATCGGTCAGGCGGTATGACAAGTTTCTTCAGTCCCAAGGGCTGTCTGAAAAAGACTTTCCCATCATTGCCAAGGGACCTACGCTGCCCGCAGATCCGTTTGTTGCCAGCAGCCAACTAGATCCAATGTTTGTAGATCAGATTCGAGATCGCTTGCTGCAAAATCAGGACAAAGTAGTGCAATCGCTCGCTCTTTCAGATGAAGAGAAGTTTAAGGGTGCCAAGATGGTGCAGGTCAACGACTCCAACTACAACATGATTCGCGATGTTTATAAATCGATCGGACAGGGCAACTTTGTTTCTTAG
- a CDS encoding HAMP domain-containing protein has translation MLFRAICSKKKTVKKKTVSLSNIPVEFIQPNYLLERLSGDWSIACKIGSGYALSISIAVLGTTIGLVTGNYYQEQAQKQQAVTDQQQHLLGQLESAINIVRVHPQRLVGVLGESVWFDYEKNKFLGTMSQVKELLGEFESFTDQHTNELAINIQVSKDLLKGYTASMATYKQLTETSWQQLKPADLKATEIAAAQQQLLASLNTSPSIKVNIELDRLTEVLTRLQKTADAQHQQAIIQVEQAGKLRMQIVIVSMLLSTAMAAMLALMTSQAIARPLKSVTQLAEAVVQESNFNLRSPISTQNEVGSLATSLNQLVQWVGDNTYALEQARQTLEQRVEERTQNLTEALYELKQTQLQLIQSEKMSSLGQLVAGIAHEVNNPINFIHGNLKHADEYSQTLLELIHLYQQQYPCPTPAIQTYIETVDLDFIRKDLPNLISSMQVGTERTRQIVLSLRNFSRLDEAEMKPVDIHEGIESTLLILNSRLSQGMHLIKKYGALPFVECYPAQLNQVFMNLIVNAIDALEGGRMENVVSRTDNLQASRSNFQVADPIITICTEQVDQHHVSIQVCDNGSGISPEIQAKLFDPFFTTKPIGKGTGLGLSICYQIIEKHQGEIQVTSEAGQGTKFTVLLPIHPLA, from the coding sequence ATGCTATTTCGAGCTATCTGTTCTAAAAAGAAAACTGTTAAAAAGAAGACAGTTAGCCTTTCTAATATTCCTGTTGAGTTTATTCAGCCAAACTACCTATTAGAACGGCTGAGCGGAGACTGGAGCATTGCGTGTAAAATCGGCTCTGGCTATGCCTTGTCAATCAGTATTGCGGTATTAGGAACAACTATTGGGCTAGTGACCGGCAACTATTATCAAGAACAGGCACAGAAGCAGCAAGCAGTTACTGATCAACAGCAACACCTTTTGGGTCAGCTAGAGAGTGCGATTAACATCGTTAGAGTACATCCACAGCGACTTGTCGGCGTACTAGGAGAATCAGTCTGGTTTGACTACGAGAAAAACAAATTTCTAGGTACGATGAGTCAGGTAAAAGAGTTGCTTGGTGAATTTGAGTCATTTACTGATCAACACACCAATGAACTGGCAATCAACATTCAGGTGTCAAAAGATTTGCTGAAGGGCTATACCGCTAGTATGGCAACCTATAAACAACTGACGGAAACCTCATGGCAGCAGCTTAAGCCCGCAGATCTAAAGGCAACAGAAATTGCAGCCGCGCAACAACAGCTTCTAGCATCACTGAACACTTCACCCTCTATCAAAGTCAATATTGAATTAGACCGATTGACAGAGGTTTTGACCCGGCTTCAGAAAACTGCGGATGCACAGCATCAACAAGCGATTATCCAGGTTGAACAAGCGGGAAAACTGCGGATGCAGATTGTCATTGTGAGCATGCTGCTATCTACTGCTATGGCGGCAATGTTAGCACTGATGACCTCCCAGGCGATCGCCCGTCCGCTCAAATCAGTGACCCAACTGGCTGAAGCCGTTGTGCAAGAGTCCAACTTCAACTTGCGAAGTCCAATCAGTACTCAGAATGAAGTGGGTTCTCTAGCAACTTCATTAAATCAGTTAGTCCAATGGGTTGGCGATAATACTTATGCCTTAGAGCAGGCTCGTCAAACCCTAGAACAGCGGGTTGAGGAGCGCACTCAGAATTTAACTGAAGCCTTATACGAACTCAAACAAACCCAGTTGCAGTTGATTCAAAGTGAAAAAATGTCTAGCCTGGGTCAATTGGTAGCTGGGATAGCCCATGAAGTTAATAATCCTATCAATTTTATTCATGGAAATCTTAAGCACGCTGACGAATACTCTCAAACTTTACTAGAGCTAATTCATCTGTACCAGCAGCAATACCCGTGCCCAACTCCAGCGATTCAAACCTACATCGAAACAGTTGATCTAGATTTCATCAGAAAAGACTTGCCTAACTTGATTAGTTCTATGCAGGTGGGAACCGAACGAACTCGACAAATTGTACTGTCACTCCGCAATTTTTCTCGGCTAGATGAAGCCGAAATGAAACCTGTTGATATTCATGAAGGAATCGAAAGTACCCTGCTGATTCTCAATAGCCGTTTGAGTCAGGGTATGCATCTAATTAAAAAATATGGCGCTCTACCGTTTGTAGAGTGCTATCCAGCCCAGCTTAATCAGGTGTTCATGAATTTAATTGTGAATGCAATCGATGCGCTAGAAGGAGGCAGGATGGAAAATGTAGTAAGTAGAACGGATAACCTCCAAGCTTCAAGATCAAACTTCCAAGTCGCAGATCCGATCATTACCATTTGCACAGAGCAAGTAGATCAGCATCATGTTTCTATTCAGGTTTGTGATAATGGTTCAGGAATTTCACCCGAAATTCAAGCAAAACTTTTTGATCCTTTTTTCACGACAAAACCTATTGGTAAAGGAACAGGGTTAGGTCTTTCTATTTGCTACCAAATTATCGAGAAGCATCAAGGGGAAATCCAGGTAACCTCAGAAGCTGGACAGGGAACAAAGTTCACAGTTTTACTTCCAATACATCCGCTAGCATAG